The following coding sequences lie in one Thalassoglobus polymorphus genomic window:
- a CDS encoding DUF1553 domain-containing protein: MNFRAFFLSVCCPLLGISTLIAEEVDYTRDVRPILSGRCFKCHGPDPETREAGLRLDEAIASRAELDSGERAVVPGDIEASQLLTRITTSDDSLRMPPADQGPALTPQEIETLKRWLESGAKYDKHWSFVAPKLPELPDVSNPDWCRNDIDRFILNKLDSQKLKPSPEADRSTLIRRLSLDLTGLPPSPEEIKQFINDTSPQAYERLVDRLLASPAYGERLARIWLDLARYADSAGYADDPPRVIWKYRDWVIDAINEDMPIDQFTIEQLAGDLLPNPTEEQLIATAFHRNTMTNSEGGTDDEEFRSAAVVDRVNTTMQVWMGLTMACAQCHTHKYDPITHEEYFNVYAILNQTEDADKRDESPLLNLWTPELEEQKASLQAKIDGLKTDLEKLQQISAKEEPTLKLADGPIQARFVRIDLPGKTEFLSLAEVQVFSENEQVAVGKKATQSSTGYNGTANLAVDGNTDGDFFESKSTTHTNRDASPWWEVDLGATYQIDRISVWNRNDSPNIGKRLDDFRVVLLDEKRNPTWAKSKLKSNKQETEVHVPDSTQKLADDERAAIAEYLGANSPEVAKLKKQITATETQLKNIKPVTVPIMRALPEEKHRKTHIHVRGNFLDLGPEVSAGLLKEFHRSESSNPDRLDFAKWLIDPQNPLSARVFANRYWEILFGIGLVETSEDFGMQGDYPSHPELLDWLAIQLKNNGWSRKQFLKLIVMSATYRQSSAVDAELVARDPKNRLLARGPRFRLSAEMIRDQALSISGLLSRKMHGPSVNPPRPKLGLRAAFGGSTDWETSKGEDKFRRGIYTTWRRSLPYPSMDAFDAPSREVCTVRRIRTNTPLQALVTLNDPVYIEAAQALAGRILSEGGATQDEQLTYGFLLCTARQPTEQELNVLRSTFESLREKYTNEIESAQKLKVIGSRETEKTPVEIQASWTVLSNVLLNLDETLTNR, translated from the coding sequence ATGAACTTTCGTGCCTTCTTTCTATCGGTTTGCTGCCCGCTTCTGGGAATCTCCACATTGATTGCAGAAGAGGTCGATTACACTCGCGATGTCCGACCAATCCTCTCTGGACGCTGTTTCAAATGTCACGGTCCAGATCCCGAAACACGTGAGGCAGGCTTGCGTCTTGATGAAGCTATTGCCTCCCGTGCTGAACTCGACAGCGGAGAGCGTGCGGTCGTCCCGGGAGATATCGAAGCGAGCCAACTTCTCACCCGGATCACAACCAGCGATGACTCGCTGCGCATGCCCCCTGCAGATCAAGGGCCAGCACTGACTCCGCAGGAAATTGAAACGCTGAAGAGGTGGCTTGAATCGGGAGCCAAGTACGACAAGCACTGGTCGTTTGTCGCTCCGAAACTCCCGGAACTGCCTGATGTCAGCAATCCAGACTGGTGTCGCAACGACATTGACCGCTTCATCCTCAACAAGCTCGACAGCCAGAAACTCAAGCCGTCTCCCGAAGCGGACCGTTCAACACTCATTCGACGTCTCTCGCTGGACCTCACCGGACTACCTCCCTCACCGGAAGAGATTAAACAGTTCATCAACGACACTTCACCGCAAGCCTACGAACGCCTGGTCGACAGGTTGCTGGCGTCACCGGCCTACGGAGAACGTCTGGCTCGAATCTGGCTGGATCTGGCCCGCTATGCAGACTCAGCTGGGTACGCAGACGATCCACCGCGCGTCATCTGGAAGTACCGAGACTGGGTCATCGATGCAATCAATGAGGACATGCCGATTGACCAATTCACGATTGAGCAACTCGCTGGCGATTTACTCCCAAATCCGACAGAAGAGCAATTGATCGCAACAGCGTTTCACCGAAACACCATGACCAACAGCGAAGGCGGAACCGATGATGAAGAGTTCCGCAGCGCAGCCGTCGTAGATCGAGTCAACACAACAATGCAGGTTTGGATGGGCCTCACGATGGCATGTGCTCAGTGTCATACTCACAAATATGACCCGATTACTCATGAAGAGTATTTCAATGTGTACGCGATTCTGAATCAAACCGAAGATGCAGACAAACGTGATGAGTCTCCGCTGCTGAATCTTTGGACTCCTGAACTTGAAGAGCAGAAGGCCAGCTTGCAAGCGAAAATTGACGGTCTGAAAACCGACCTCGAAAAGCTTCAACAAATATCTGCCAAAGAGGAACCCACCTTAAAACTCGCAGATGGTCCGATCCAGGCCCGGTTTGTGCGAATTGATCTTCCCGGGAAAACTGAGTTTCTATCTCTGGCAGAGGTGCAAGTCTTCTCGGAAAATGAGCAAGTCGCGGTAGGTAAGAAAGCAACACAAAGCAGCACTGGCTACAACGGGACAGCCAATCTTGCAGTCGATGGAAACACCGACGGAGATTTTTTCGAATCGAAATCGACGACGCATACCAATCGGGATGCGTCACCCTGGTGGGAAGTCGACTTGGGAGCGACCTATCAAATTGATCGAATTTCTGTCTGGAACCGAAACGACAGCCCGAACATCGGAAAACGCCTCGACGACTTTCGAGTCGTGTTGCTTGACGAAAAGAGAAACCCCACCTGGGCGAAGTCAAAGCTGAAGTCGAACAAACAGGAAACGGAAGTTCACGTTCCCGATTCAACGCAGAAACTCGCTGATGATGAACGTGCTGCCATCGCAGAGTATCTCGGAGCGAACAGCCCCGAAGTTGCAAAGCTCAAAAAACAAATCACGGCAACCGAAACACAACTGAAAAACATCAAGCCTGTGACGGTTCCCATCATGCGGGCACTCCCCGAGGAAAAACACCGAAAAACTCATATCCATGTGCGTGGAAATTTTCTCGACCTGGGACCAGAAGTCTCAGCCGGTCTCCTGAAGGAATTCCATCGAAGCGAGAGTTCTAACCCCGACCGCCTCGATTTCGCAAAGTGGCTCATCGATCCTCAGAACCCGCTCTCAGCCCGTGTTTTCGCAAATCGATACTGGGAAATCCTGTTCGGAATCGGACTCGTGGAGACGAGCGAAGACTTCGGAATGCAGGGCGACTACCCAAGTCATCCAGAGTTACTGGATTGGCTGGCAATTCAATTAAAGAACAACGGTTGGAGCCGGAAACAGTTTCTGAAGCTCATTGTGATGTCTGCGACGTATCGACAAAGCTCGGCTGTTGACGCTGAACTCGTAGCGAGAGACCCGAAGAATCGACTATTGGCTCGAGGTCCCCGCTTCCGGCTCTCCGCCGAGATGATTCGCGATCAGGCACTCTCAATCTCCGGTTTGCTCAGCAGGAAAATGCACGGCCCCTCCGTCAATCCTCCCCGCCCCAAGTTAGGACTGCGGGCAGCCTTCGGTGGCTCTACCGATTGGGAAACCAGCAAAGGCGAAGACAAATTTCGTCGCGGAATCTACACCACCTGGAGACGTTCGCTTCCGTATCCTTCCATGGATGCTTTCGATGCCCCCAGCCGCGAAGTCTGCACAGTTCGACGAATTCGGACAAACACTCCGTTGCAGGCACTTGTCACTCTGAACGACCCGGTCTATATCGAAGCCGCACAAGCACTCGCGGGACGAATTTTGAGTGAAGGAGGAGCGACGCAGGATGAGCAACTCACCTACGGGTTCCTGCTTTGCACCGCTCGCCAGCCAACTGAGCAGGAACTCAATGTCCTCAGATCGACGTTCGAATCCCTCAGAGAAAAATACAC
- a CDS encoding PH domain-containing protein: MEPKTEVISQLTYRCPACDASIDIATTLVGETVECPHCSTPFLAEEPSAKPMMESDPQTMHVDAEYSITSPADDESTLVVLHPAMFRRHPFLYLALVGLTIASAVFGVMATIDQTWTLAALCLGVLILSAGYLIYWYVEIIATTMQVTNKRTTLRKGIISKSTTEVQHDDVRNLQVHQNVIQRILGIGDIAISSSGQDDLELFVKAIPSPDEVAELVRRLQ, translated from the coding sequence ATGGAACCCAAGACAGAAGTCATTTCTCAATTGACATATCGCTGCCCAGCGTGTGATGCCTCGATTGACATTGCCACAACACTCGTCGGAGAGACGGTTGAATGCCCTCACTGTTCAACCCCATTCCTTGCAGAGGAACCATCGGCGAAACCAATGATGGAATCGGACCCGCAGACGATGCATGTCGACGCAGAGTACTCAATCACCAGCCCGGCAGATGATGAGTCAACCTTGGTTGTACTTCATCCTGCAATGTTTCGTCGGCATCCGTTCCTCTATCTGGCATTAGTCGGACTCACTATTGCATCGGCAGTCTTCGGGGTCATGGCAACCATTGATCAAACTTGGACACTCGCTGCACTCTGCTTGGGAGTTCTCATCTTGTCTGCTGGATATCTGATTTATTGGTATGTGGAAATCATCGCAACGACGATGCAAGTCACCAACAAACGGACCACTCTTCGGAAAGGAATTATTTCTAAATCGACCACTGAAGTTCAGCACGATGATGTCCGAAACCTGCAGGTCCACCAGAATGTCATTCAGCGAATTCTGGGCATCGGAGATATCGCCATCTCCAGTTCAGGGCAGGATGATCTGGAACTTTTCGTCAAAGCTATTCCCTCTCCCGATGAAGTCGCCGAACTTGTTCGCCGGTTGCAGTAA
- a CDS encoding exopolysaccharide biosynthesis protein, whose protein sequence is MSSSFLTIQQESSDPADEASSSSDAEGSDSNCEESLESLVDESKEEMDGDEVNIGELLDSFESRGFGPLLLIPALISISPLGTIPGMSIVTGSLIFVIATQMIFRSDHPWIPKRLEEISFSRERYDKTIDKMTPWIKWIDHWVCDRWGFMTVGPMHYVVAAVMILLSLTYYPLAVVPFGVLLPGTAMAFFALGITMRDGYLVTLGLVAACGAAYGMLALWPF, encoded by the coding sequence ATGAGTTCTTCATTTTTGACAATTCAGCAGGAGAGTAGTGATCCTGCAGATGAAGCATCGTCGAGCAGTGACGCTGAAGGGTCCGACTCCAATTGCGAAGAGAGCCTGGAGTCGCTCGTTGATGAGTCGAAAGAGGAAATGGACGGCGACGAGGTGAACATTGGAGAACTGCTCGACTCATTCGAAAGCCGTGGGTTCGGACCGTTGCTGCTCATTCCTGCGTTGATTTCGATTTCTCCGCTCGGCACGATTCCGGGCATGTCGATCGTGACAGGAAGCTTGATTTTCGTGATCGCTACCCAAATGATCTTTCGATCGGATCATCCCTGGATACCGAAACGCCTGGAGGAAATCAGCTTCAGCCGGGAACGTTATGATAAGACGATCGATAAAATGACCCCTTGGATAAAATGGATCGACCATTGGGTTTGTGATCGCTGGGGATTCATGACGGTTGGGCCGATGCATTACGTTGTCGCTGCAGTCATGATCCTGTTGTCGTTGACTTACTATCCGTTAGCTGTCGTTCCATTTGGCGTTCTGCTTCCCGGGACGGCAATGGCCTTCTTTGCTCTTGGGATCACGATGCGAGACGGCTATTTAGTGACACTCGGTTTGGTCGCAGCTTGTGGAGCAGCCTACGGTATGCTCGCTCTTTGGCCATTTTAG
- a CDS encoding DUF2254 domain-containing protein, with amino-acid sequence MAWWLQRWDTLRGSLWFIPGLGVLGALLLSVMTLQIDYQLSYEELSPPNWLITTSSAARLTLSSLAGALITVTGVVFSMTMLTLAQTSSQYGPRLLRSFLNQNVTQLTLAVFVGTSLYCMSVLRTIREIGEGDLFVPHLSVFVGLCLGLMSLLFFVYFIHYTASSIQAESVIRAVSYELDDAIERLFPKCLGDDSDDSNADSSNSGDSDPSPEKPDSTILIQADSIGYIQGIDGDRLIELADQLDTVFYVRAKPGDYIFHGAPLLDVAEDEVEEEFQSKVRETFLTGVRRTPRQDTGCVIKELVEVAIRALSPGINDPHTAVACINSLASALSSVAGREFPDSHRRNEEGKVRVIVQTPTFSQLLDDCFREIRFYGADSFLVLEQLSKSLLMLSYFVQRKADAQAICRHLKIIESLAEKNLTVDEEKKQILAITEEGKNRLEKIV; translated from the coding sequence ATGGCATGGTGGTTACAAAGATGGGACACGCTTCGTGGAAGCTTGTGGTTTATCCCTGGGCTGGGTGTGCTGGGAGCCTTGCTGCTTTCCGTCATGACGCTTCAAATTGACTATCAGCTTAGCTATGAAGAATTGAGCCCTCCGAACTGGTTGATTACAACCAGTTCTGCAGCACGTTTGACGCTCAGCTCTCTTGCGGGGGCATTGATCACAGTGACAGGTGTCGTGTTTTCCATGACGATGCTCACGCTGGCTCAAACATCCAGTCAGTATGGTCCACGCTTGCTGCGTTCATTCTTGAATCAAAATGTGACGCAATTGACTCTCGCAGTCTTTGTGGGCACAAGTTTGTACTGCATGTCCGTTCTGAGAACGATTCGGGAAATCGGGGAGGGGGATTTATTTGTTCCGCACCTCTCCGTCTTCGTTGGTTTGTGCCTGGGGTTAATGAGCTTACTCTTCTTCGTTTATTTTATTCATTACACGGCAAGTTCAATTCAGGCTGAGTCCGTCATCCGGGCAGTCTCTTATGAACTGGACGATGCGATCGAGCGGCTCTTTCCGAAATGTCTCGGCGACGACTCAGACGACAGCAATGCAGACAGCAGCAATTCTGGCGACAGCGACCCAAGCCCGGAGAAGCCGGATTCTACGATTCTCATTCAGGCAGATTCGATTGGGTATATTCAAGGAATTGATGGTGATCGCCTGATCGAACTGGCTGATCAGCTTGACACGGTTTTTTATGTCAGAGCCAAGCCCGGGGATTACATCTTTCATGGCGCACCACTTCTCGATGTCGCCGAAGATGAAGTTGAGGAAGAGTTTCAATCGAAAGTGAGAGAGACATTTCTAACTGGAGTGCGGCGAACTCCCAGGCAAGATACTGGGTGCGTCATTAAAGAATTGGTCGAAGTTGCCATCCGCGCACTCTCACCCGGGATCAATGATCCCCACACAGCTGTCGCCTGCATTAACAGTCTGGCATCCGCCCTGAGTAGCGTCGCTGGCCGTGAGTTTCCTGATTCGCATCGCAGAAATGAAGAGGGCAAGGTTCGTGTGATTGTTCAAACTCCGACCTTCTCTCAGCTGCTTGATGACTGTTTTCGCGAGATTCGTTTTTATGGAGCAGATTCCTTTTTGGTTTTGGAGCAGCTCTCGAAAAGCCTGCTGATGCTCTCATATTTCGTTCAACGCAAAGCAGATGCTCAAGCCATTTGCCGTCACCTGAAAATTATTGAAAGTCTGGCTGAGAAAAACCTTACAGTCGACGAGGAGAAAAAACAGATTCTCGCGATCACGGAAGAGGGAAAAAATCGCCTTGAGAAGATCGTTTGA
- a CDS encoding GlsB/YeaQ/YmgE family stress response membrane protein — MTFVEILLLLLIAGICGSIGQAIVGRSKVGCLGSIALGFVGAMLGRWLAMKLGLPEQFAIQIDSHTFPVVWSIVGASLFVALICLISGSQKR; from the coding sequence ATGACTTTTGTTGAAATACTCCTCCTATTGTTGATCGCAGGAATCTGCGGAAGTATTGGTCAAGCCATTGTCGGTCGATCAAAGGTCGGCTGCCTGGGCTCAATTGCTCTCGGATTCGTTGGAGCGATGCTGGGACGCTGGTTGGCGATGAAATTGGGACTGCCAGAACAGTTCGCGATCCAGATTGATTCGCACACCTTTCCAGTCGTCTGGTCAATCGTCGGGGCGTCGCTGTTCGTCGCATTGATTTGCCTCATCTCTGGATCGCAAAAGAGATAG
- a CDS encoding DUF1328 domain-containing protein yields MLGWALTFLVIALLAGLFGFGLVGGMAYGAAKICFFVFLVLAVISLLSGRRVNV; encoded by the coding sequence ATGTTAGGATGGGCACTCACATTTCTGGTCATCGCGTTACTTGCTGGTCTGTTTGGATTTGGCTTGGTCGGTGGTATGGCATACGGAGCGGCTAAGATCTGCTTCTTTGTCTTTCTGGTTCTCGCTGTCATCTCACTACTCAGTGGTCGCCGCGTCAACGTTTAA
- a CDS encoding sigma-54-dependent transcriptional regulator, which yields MARVLVIDDDRSVRILVEKGLEKSGHHVFAAANEAEGLDGIREFKPDVLLLDLVLKEGSGLTVFQNVQKLDSRLPVIFITGEAGSETTIEAMQMGALDYIAKPLDITILSELVEQAARTRQLMNTPVALGVNPAGSGGDDAFLGRSPKMLEVFKIIGRVAKQKIPVLIRGESGTGKELVARAIYQHSDRFDRPFMEVNCAALPDTLLESELFGHEKGSFTGADQRRIGKFEQCDGGTIFLDEIGDMAPVVQAKVLRLLQEQRFERVGGNETIQTDVRIVTATNRQLEEMVEEGSFRSDLMYRLNGVTISLPPLRQRGADIKDLLQYFLSQAIQELGYPELQGLSEDALQALMEYEWPGNVRELRSVMRQAVINSTGTVIAESFLPPEVRGIQVEETDSRDGESDGRSINLAGFVSRRLKAGSTNLYAETLEIMERYLMAQVLQQTEGNQSQAAEVLGITRGKIRDRIAAFGINVNKTVSVDPE from the coding sequence ATGGCACGAGTATTAGTTATCGATGATGACCGGTCGGTTCGAATCCTTGTTGAGAAGGGGTTGGAAAAGAGTGGGCATCATGTCTTTGCGGCTGCGAACGAAGCCGAAGGACTCGATGGGATTCGTGAGTTCAAACCGGACGTGTTATTGCTCGATTTAGTTCTGAAGGAAGGTTCGGGACTGACAGTCTTTCAGAATGTCCAAAAGCTGGATTCGCGGCTACCGGTCATTTTCATCACCGGAGAAGCCGGGAGTGAAACGACGATCGAAGCGATGCAGATGGGAGCCTTGGACTACATCGCAAAACCTCTCGATATCACCATCCTTTCTGAGTTGGTCGAGCAAGCGGCTCGTACGCGACAACTCATGAACACGCCTGTGGCGCTCGGCGTGAATCCAGCAGGTTCTGGTGGGGACGATGCGTTTCTAGGTCGCAGTCCCAAAATGCTGGAGGTTTTCAAGATCATTGGTCGAGTTGCCAAACAGAAAATCCCGGTTCTCATCCGCGGAGAGAGCGGAACAGGCAAGGAATTAGTTGCCCGGGCAATTTATCAGCACAGCGACCGCTTTGATCGTCCATTTATGGAAGTCAACTGTGCTGCTCTCCCCGACACGCTTCTGGAGAGCGAGCTTTTTGGGCATGAAAAAGGTTCATTCACCGGAGCGGATCAACGCCGGATTGGAAAGTTTGAACAGTGCGATGGCGGGACGATTTTTCTCGATGAAATCGGAGACATGGCACCCGTTGTTCAGGCCAAGGTTTTGCGTCTCTTGCAAGAGCAGCGTTTCGAGAGGGTCGGAGGAAATGAGACGATCCAGACCGACGTTCGAATTGTGACCGCTACCAACCGTCAACTGGAAGAGATGGTTGAGGAAGGGAGCTTTCGTTCAGATTTGATGTATCGGCTGAATGGAGTGACGATTTCCTTGCCGCCGCTGCGTCAGCGAGGAGCAGATATCAAAGATCTGCTTCAATATTTCTTGTCTCAAGCGATTCAGGAACTCGGTTATCCTGAGTTGCAGGGACTCTCTGAAGATGCCCTGCAAGCCTTGATGGAGTATGAATGGCCCGGGAACGTTCGTGAGCTTCGATCGGTGATGCGCCAGGCTGTGATAAATTCGACTGGCACAGTCATTGCTGAGAGCTTTCTCCCTCCAGAAGTTCGGGGAATTCAAGTTGAAGAGACTGATTCGCGGGATGGGGAGAGTGACGGACGTTCTATCAACCTGGCTGGATTCGTGAGTCGCAGGCTGAAAGCAGGATCGACGAATTTGTACGCTGAAACTTTGGAAATCATGGAAAGATACCTGATGGCACAAGTTTTACAGCAGACAGAAGGGAACCAGTCTCAAGCTGCTGAAGTCCTGGGGATCACACGCGGAAAAATTCGGGATCGAATTGCCGCATTCGGAATCAATGTGAACAAGACGGTCTCGGTCGATCCAGAGTGA